In Rhizorhabdus phycosphaerae, the genomic stretch CACCGACCCGTCACCCAGCTTGCGGACCTTGCGGGCATTCGGCTTCATCACCGTGTTGCCCATGGAAACCTGGCCGTCGCCGATGACGACGACCTTGCCGTTCTTGCGCACCGACAAAATCGTGGTGCCGTGCCATTTGGGAAGTTCGCTCATATCCGTCCTGATGCTTTGCGGATCGCGATATGGGAACGCCTCGGCGGTTGCGCAATCTCGCTCAGCTCTTGCCCACGAACATGAAGCAAGCCGCCCCGACCATGCAGGCGAAGGCGCCGACATGCCGCCAGCCGAGATGTTCGCCCAGCACGAAATAGGCGAAGCCCGCGAACACCAGCAGCGTCACGATCTCCTGTGTAATCTTGAGCTGCCCCGCGCTCCACCCGTGGAGATAACCGATCCGGTTTGCCGGCACCGCGAAGCAATATTCGACGAGAGCGATGCCCCAGGAAGCGAGGATGACGATCCACAGACGGGTGTCGGTGAACTTGAGATGCCCATACCAGGCGATCGTCATGAAGATGTTGGAGCAGACGAGGAGGAGGAGGGGCGTGAGCGTCATGCTCCGCGCCATAGCCCCCCGCTCGTCAGGAGAAAATGATCAGACCGCCTGGAGACGCGTCACCGAGCGGTTACGGCGCCGGAGCGTGCTGCCAATCAGGCCGAATCCTCCCAGCAGCATCATCCATGTTTCAGGTTCCGGCGCCGTGATCGGCTGGGGATTGGTCATCGACGTGACCTGGCCGATTCCTATCGCCCAATCCTGGCCGTTGACGGTCGGATTCACGTCGATGAATTTGACCGCGAACTGGTCGAAGGTAACCGCCTGCATGACCTGCGCGAAGGTAACCGAAAAGCTGCCCGTGCCGGTCAGGTCGGGGTTGGACGTTATGCCGCTGTTGGAATGCGCCGTGCATCCGCTGCTGCCCGCTGCAAAGCAGATGTCCTGGGTCCCGATATAGGGCCAGCTCTGGTTGTAATATTCGTAGGACAGCGCGCCGGTCGAGTTGGTGGCGCTTGTGTTCACCGTACCGGTGGTGTCGAAGCTGAAAGCCCGCAGTCGTGAGAAATTGGCGGAATCGTTGAGCAGCGAGTAGTTGAAATTATAGGTCAGACCGTTGTTGCTTACGCCGGTGAAGGTGAAGTTTCCGAGCGCGCTCACCGCCGTGGTGGTGCCGCTTCCGGCCAATGCGCTGTTGAAGTCGACGACCCATTGAAAGCCCGCATTGCCCGCGCTGATCGTAACCTCGTCATTGCTCGGCCAGACGAAGGTGGCAGAGGCTGGCGCAGCGGCCATTACAATAGCGATCGCAGCGGCGGTAATCCCGCGGAAGTCGAACATCATGCCCCCCAAGCCGAATCGGCTGAACCTGGGCGGTTCTAACTGATCCGCTCTTCAACCGTTACGGCGGGACGACGTAAACGGCGGGACTTTACGATTGTTTACCTTAAGGGCGCGCTGCCGCGAAGCGGACCGCAGGCGAGCCCGATCTGGACCGGCGCATGATCCCGCCGATCAGGAGAAAGCCGGAAATCAGCATCATCCAGGTCGCGGGTTCTGGCGCCACGATCGGATTGCTACCGCCACTGGTGCTGACCACCGAGCCGATTCCGACGCCAGAACTCGAGCCATTGATGGTAGGATTGATCGACTGGAACCGCGTCACGAAGCTATCGAGCGAAACCGACGCCATGACCTGCGAGAAGGTCAGCGCAAAGGTGCCCGTTCCGGTCTGATTGGCGTTCAGGCCCAGAGGCCCACCGGTGCAGTTGCCATTGCTGTCGGCCTCGAAACAGACGTCGATCGTTCCAACACCTGCCGGATAATTGTTGTTCAGGTTCGCGCTTGCGAAATAGCCAGTCGACGATGCGCTGCTCACATTGGGATCAACGTCGAAACCGAAGGACGTGAGGCGCGACGACACCGAAGAATCGTTCGTCATCGAATAGTTGAAATTATAGGTCAGGCCGTTGTTGCTGAGACCGGTGAAGGTGAAGGTGCTGAGGCCGCTGACGAGGTTGGTGCTGCCGCTGCCGACCAGCCCCGTATAATCCGTCGTGAAGGAGTAGCCGACGTTGGAGCTGTTGATCAGCACCGCCGCAGGCGCAGCCGATCCGAACACCGCCGTCGCCGCAATAACGAGAGCCAGAAAGCCACTTTTACGCATAACGCCTACACCTTGCTCCACGTACTGCCCCCCGGCAGCCGTCTTGCAACCTCGATATCATGTTCCGGACCCAATATCCATTTTGCAACTGTTAACAACGCCCACGCGACTGCGAGCGATAGCACGCTGATTTTTCAATGAAATCCGGCACTGCATATTTGCCTTTTGTCTGCGGCTATGTCCTGCATCGTGAGGTGTTCGGCTCGTGCAGCACGCAAACTTCGCAGCATCGAACCTGTCCGAGGTCCTTAAACCTAGCTGATTCGATCCTGTTCGGAATGAGCTGCAGCGGCTATCGAGCGGTCGCGGAGAGGGGATGAGCATGTCGTTGAAGATGCCGGAGCCGGACAGGCGGACGCTGCAGCAACGCGACACGATCGTCGCAGCCCTGCGCGCAATCGTGCCCGGTGAAGGCGTCATCGACGATCCCGCCGAACTCCGCCCCTATGAGAGCGACGGACTGACCGCCTATCGGCAGCCGCCGCTCGCCGTCGTGCTACCCGAAACGGTCGACCAGCTCTGCCGAATCCTGCGCTACTGCCACGAACAGGGCGTGAAGGTCGTGCCGCGAGGCGCCGGCACCTCGCTGTCGGGCGGGGCCTTGCCGCTGGCCGATGCGGTGCTGGTCGGCATGGCCCGCTTCAACCGGATTCTCGACGTGGACTATGTCGACCGCATCGCCGTCGTCCAGCCGGGCGTGACCAATCTCGCCATTACCCGGGCCGTCGAGGAGCGAGGCTTCTATTATGCGCCCGATCCATCGAGCCAGATCGCCTGCACGATCGGCGGAAATGTCGCGGAGAACTCGGGCGGCGTCCATTGCCTCAAATATGGCCTGACGACGAACAACGTCCTCGCGGTCGAGCTGGTGACGATGGACGGTGAAGTCCTCAGGCTGGGCGGACGCCATCTCGATCCGGCCGGGCTCGATCTGCTCGGTGTCGTCGTCGGCTCCGAAGGTCTTCTGGGGATCGTCACCGAAGTGACCGTCCGCATCCTCCCGCGCCCGCAGACCGCGCAGGCTTTGCTGATCGGCTTCTCATCGGTGGCGAGCGCCGGTCAATGCGTGGCGGACATCATCGCCGCCGGCATCATTCCCGCCGGAATGGAGATGATGGACAGGCCCGCCATCCATGCCGCCGAAGCCTTTGTCCGCGTGGGCTATCCGCTCGACGCCGACGCGCTGCTGATCGTCGAGCTAGACGGCCCGGAGGCGGAATGCGGGCATCTGGCCGGGGAGGTCGCGCGGATCGCCGCAGGCCATGGCGCATCCTCTATCCGCGCATCCCGCGACGAAGCCGAGCGCCTCGCTTTCTGGGCGGGACGCAAGGCGGCCTTCCCGGCCGTGGGTCGGCTCGCGCCCGATTATTACTGCATGGATGGTACCATCCCGCGCCGACGCCTGCCCGAAGTGCTGGAGCGCATGGCAGTGCTGTCCGAGCGCTACGGGCTCGGCGTAGCCAATGTTTTCCATGCTGGCGACGGGAACCTCCACCCGCTCATCCTCTACGACGCGAATGAGGAGGGGCAGCTCGAACGTGCCGAAGCCTTCGGCAACGACATATTGCGGCTTTGCGTCGAGATGGGCGGCGTGCTGACCGGCGAGCATGGCGTGGGTGTCGAGAAGCGCGACCTGATGCCCGAGATGTTCAGCGAGGTCGATCTCGCCCACCAGCAGCGGGTCAAATGCGCCTTCGACCCGGCCCTGCTGCTCAACCCGGGCAAGATGTTCCCGACCCTGCACCGCTGCGCCGAACTCGGTCGGATGCACGTCCATCGGGGCGCCGTCCCCCACCCCGAGCTACCGCGTTTCTGATGACGATCACACACCGCCCGACCGACGACCGCCAACTCGCCACCCTGTTCGCTGACGCCGCCGCCGAGAGCCGCCGGCTCGAACTGCGCGCCGGGGGATCGCGCTGCGACATCGGCGCACCGCGCGAGGTCGAGCTCGTCGACCTCGGCGCCTTCTCCGGCATCGTCGACTATGACCCGCCCGAACTGGTCCTGACCGTGCGCCCCGCGACTCCGCTAGCAGAGATCGAGCGGCTGGTGGCGGACAACGGCCAGATGCTGGCGTTCGAGCCGTTCGACCAGGGGCCCCTGTTCGACCGGCCGGCAGGAGCCGGCACAATCGGGGGTGCCGTTGTCTCGGGGACGGCCGGCAGCGGCAGGCTCACCGCCGGCGCGCCGCGCGATCATCTGCTCGGCCTCTCCGCCATATCGGGGCGCGGCGAGCGCTTCGTGGCGGGCGGCAAGGTCGTCAAGAACGTCACCGGCTACGACCTTCCGAAACTGATCGCAGGCAGTTGGGGCAGGCTCGCCGCCTTGACCGAACTGACGCTGAAGGTCCTGCCCCGTCCGCGCGTCACCCGCACGCTCGCGATCGAGGGGCTTTCTCCGGACGCCGCGCATCGGGCAATGGCGTGCGCACTGGGCAGCCCCTGCGACGTCTCGGCGGCCGCACACATGCCTGCAGGTGGCGGCAGGCCGTCGCTGACGCTGTTGCGTGTCCAGGGCTTCGCACCCTCGGTCGAGGCGCGCTGTCTGGCCTTGCCCGACCTGCTGCGGGATCATGGGCGGCCCCACATACTCTCCGACCGGGACCAGGCCGACTGCTGGGACGCAATCCGCACCGCCGCTCCCCTGCGCGAAGCTGCGGTCCTGTGGCGGCTAAGCCTCCCCGCCCACCAGTCACCCGCCCTGATCGAGCGACTGGCCCCTGCCGGAACCGACTGGCTCATGGACTGGGCCGGCGGTCTGCTATGGCTGGCAAGCGACGCATCACCCGAGATCATCCGGTCCGCGACGGCCGACGCGGGCGGCCATGCGATGCTGGTCCGGGCGCCCGCCGAGCTACGCGCTCGGATAGCGTTCCAGCACCCTCGCCAGCCCGGCGTGATGGCGCTCGAACGGCGCGTGCGCCGCGCCTTCGACCCAGCCGGCATCTTCGAAAGCGGGCGCTTCCTGGACGACGACGATGCGGACTGACTTCACCCCCGAACAACTGGCCGATCCCGCGACGGCGGTCGCAGAAGCGGTCATCCGCAAATGCGTGCATTGCGGCTTCTGCACGGCAACCTGCCCCACCTATGTGCTGCTCGGCGACGAGCTCGATAGCCCGCGTGGCCGCATCTACCTCATCCAGAACATGCTGGAGCAGGAAGCCGAGCCGACCCCGCAGGTGGTCAAGCATATCGACCGCTGCCTGTCCTGCCTGTCCTGCATGACGACCTGCCCATCGGGCGTGAACTACATGCACCTCGTCGACCATGCGCGCGCTTATATCGAGCGCCGCTATCGCCGCCCGCTTGCCGAGCGGATGATCCGGGGGCTGCTCGCGGCGGTGCTTCCCTATCCCCGCCGCTTCCGCCTCGCCCTCGGTCTCGCGCGCCTCGCCCGGCCGCTCGCACCGCTCTTCAGGCGATCATCCCGAACGCGCCCGCTCGCCGCCATGCTTGATCTGGCACCGCGCAGTCGGCCGATGCAGATGCCGCCGCAGGCACCCGACGCTCCCGAACATCCCGCCGGCGTGGTCGCCGTGCTGGAGGGCTGTGCCGAACCCGTGCTCCGGCCCCAGATACGGGCGGCGACGCTGCGCCTTCTCGCCCGGCTCGGCTACCGCACCGTGTCGGCACCCGGCGAAGGCTGCTGCGGCGCGCTCGTCCATCATATGGGCAAGGAAGCGGCGGCCCTGGAGGCCGCGCGGCGCAATGTCGATGCCTGGTGGCGCGTGATCCAGCAGGACGGCCTCGACGCCATCCTCATCACCGCCTCGGGTTGCGGCACCACCGTCAAGGATTATGGGTTCCTGCTACGCAACGACCCGGCCTATGCCGAGCGTGCGGCTCACATATCCGTACTCGCCCGCGACATCAGCGAGTTTCTCGCCCCGCTCGACCTGCCCACCGCCGGTATATCGGGGGTAACCGTGGCCTATCACGCCGCCTGCTCGCTGCAGCATGGGCAGAAGCTTCCCGATCTGCCTCGCAAGCTGCTCACCGCCGCAGGCTTTCAGGTGCTCACCCCGGCGGAAGCGCATCTGTGCTGCGGCTCGGCCGGAACCTACAACATCCTCCAGCCCGAACTGGCGGGCCGCCTGGGAGGCCGCAAGGCCGCCAATCTCGATCGGCTGGCAGCCGATGTCGTCGCAACGGGCAATATAGGTTGTGCCGTCCAGATCGGCATGCGCAGTGCCCGCCCGGTTGTCCACATCGTCCAGCTCGTCGATTGGGCTACGGGGGGACCCAGGCCGGACGAGCTGGCGGAACTGTCAACCGGCGAAGGGTAGCTCAGCCGTCGCAGAGGCGACGCGCCTCCCTTTCATAACGCCGCGCGAGGCCGCTGCGAATCGCCCGCGCCTCGTCGCTCGATGCCCGCGCCGCAGCAAGCCGTTCCTGCTCGACGCGTCGTTCCAGATAGCTCAGCCTGGATTCGAATATCTCGATCATCAGCCGCCCCTGCCGAGAACACCCTGCCTGCACTCGTGCTTCAGCGCATCCAACCACGCAGAGGCTAAATCATGGTTAACGCGCCAGGTCTAAGGCCGGCGATCGGTCAGCGCGCGGTTGCGGGCATCGTCCGGTCTAGAAAGGCTACGAGGCCCGCGCTGAAACTGTCGTTGCGGTCGCCCGCAATCATATGGCCGGCGCCTGCGACGTCATAAAGCTCGGTCTGGGGCACGAGGCGTTTCATCTCGGCGACGCCTTCTTCGTCGACGATGTCGCTCTTGCCACCGCGGACAAGCAGGACCGGCAATGTTACCTTGTCGGCGACGGAACGCAGCGCCTCGGCGAAGCGCGGCGGTTCGGGCCGAGCGGTCGGTCTCAGCATCTTGGGGTCCCAATGCCAGTAGAGGCGACCATCCGGCCCCTCACGCAGATTCTTGCGCAGGCCGCTGATATCCTTGGGGCGCGGGCGTTCGGGATAATAGGCCGATACCGCATCGGCCGCTTCCTCGACCGAGCCGAAGCCGTCGAGATGCGCGTTCATGAAGGCCGCGATACGCTGCGCGCCTTCGGCTGCAGGGCGCAGAGTGATGTCGACCATGACGAGGGCATCGGCAATCGGCTCCGGGCTGCTGCCGACCGCGTAGAAGGCGGTCATTCCCCCCATCGACGCGCCGACAAGGGCGACCGGCCTTCCGACTCCGCGCAATATGGAGCGCAGGTCATTCGCCAGGTCGGTGACATGATAGGCGGCTTCCGGGGACCAGCCACTGTCGCCATGGCCGCGTGCGTCATAGTTCACGACATGATAGCCGCGCGCGATCAGTTGCTCCATCGTGCCCGACCAGCTGTGCCGGGTCTGGCCGCCGCCATGCAGCATGACGACCGTCGGCGCATCCGCAGGCCCGCCGACCTCGCCCGCGAGTATCAGTCCATCGTCAGTTGTTACGCGCAGTGGCTTGGTCGTCTCGGTCATCGGCCCGACCTTTCACGCGATCCCGGCTAAATCAATGTGATAATCGAAGCCGTCGCC encodes the following:
- the glcF gene encoding glycolate oxidase subunit GlcF, which encodes MRTDFTPEQLADPATAVAEAVIRKCVHCGFCTATCPTYVLLGDELDSPRGRIYLIQNMLEQEAEPTPQVVKHIDRCLSCLSCMTTCPSGVNYMHLVDHARAYIERRYRRPLAERMIRGLLAAVLPYPRRFRLALGLARLARPLAPLFRRSSRTRPLAAMLDLAPRSRPMQMPPQAPDAPEHPAGVVAVLEGCAEPVLRPQIRAATLRLLARLGYRTVSAPGEGCCGALVHHMGKEAAALEAARRNVDAWWRVIQQDGLDAILITASGCGTTVKDYGFLLRNDPAYAERAAHISVLARDISEFLAPLDLPTAGISGVTVAYHAACSLQHGQKLPDLPRKLLTAAGFQVLTPAEAHLCCGSAGTYNILQPELAGRLGGRKAANLDRLAADVVATGNIGCAVQIGMRSARPVVHIVQLVDWATGGPRPDELAELSTGEG
- a CDS encoding DMT family protein gives rise to the protein MARSMTLTPLLLLVCSNIFMTIAWYGHLKFTDTRLWIVILASWGIALVEYCFAVPANRIGYLHGWSAGQLKITQEIVTLLVFAGFAYFVLGEHLGWRHVGAFACMVGAACFMFVGKS
- a CDS encoding FAD-linked oxidase C-terminal domain-containing protein, which encodes MSMSLKMPEPDRRTLQQRDTIVAALRAIVPGEGVIDDPAELRPYESDGLTAYRQPPLAVVLPETVDQLCRILRYCHEQGVKVVPRGAGTSLSGGALPLADAVLVGMARFNRILDVDYVDRIAVVQPGVTNLAITRAVEERGFYYAPDPSSQIACTIGGNVAENSGGVHCLKYGLTTNNVLAVELVTMDGEVLRLGGRHLDPAGLDLLGVVVGSEGLLGIVTEVTVRILPRPQTAQALLIGFSSVASAGQCVADIIAAGIIPAGMEMMDRPAIHAAEAFVRVGYPLDADALLIVELDGPEAECGHLAGEVARIAAGHGASSIRASRDEAERLAFWAGRKAAFPAVGRLAPDYYCMDGTIPRRRLPEVLERMAVLSERYGLGVANVFHAGDGNLHPLILYDANEEGQLERAEAFGNDILRLCVEMGGVLTGEHGVGVEKRDLMPEMFSEVDLAHQQRVKCAFDPALLLNPGKMFPTLHRCAELGRMHVHRGAVPHPELPRF
- a CDS encoding cistern family PEP-CTERM protein, translated to MAAAPASATFVWPSNDEVTISAGNAGFQWVVDFNSALAGSGTTTAVSALGNFTFTGVSNNGLTYNFNYSLLNDSANFSRLRAFSFDTTGTVNTSATNSTGALSYEYYNQSWPYIGTQDICFAAGSSGCTAHSNSGITSNPDLTGTGSFSVTFAQVMQAVTFDQFAVKFIDVNPTVNGQDWAIGIGQVTSMTNPQPITAPEPETWMMLLGGFGLIGSTLRRRNRSVTRLQAV
- a CDS encoding FAD-binding protein, which gives rise to MTITHRPTDDRQLATLFADAAAESRRLELRAGGSRCDIGAPREVELVDLGAFSGIVDYDPPELVLTVRPATPLAEIERLVADNGQMLAFEPFDQGPLFDRPAGAGTIGGAVVSGTAGSGRLTAGAPRDHLLGLSAISGRGERFVAGGKVVKNVTGYDLPKLIAGSWGRLAALTELTLKVLPRPRVTRTLAIEGLSPDAAHRAMACALGSPCDVSAAAHMPAGGGRPSLTLLRVQGFAPSVEARCLALPDLLRDHGRPHILSDRDQADCWDAIRTAAPLREAAVLWRLSLPAHQSPALIERLAPAGTDWLMDWAGGLLWLASDASPEIIRSATADAGGHAMLVRAPAELRARIAFQHPRQPGVMALERRVRRAFDPAGIFESGRFLDDDDAD
- a CDS encoding cistern family PEP-CTERM protein; amino-acid sequence: MRKSGFLALVIAATAVFGSAAPAAVLINSSNVGYSFTTDYTGLVGSGSTNLVSGLSTFTFTGLSNNGLTYNFNYSMTNDSSVSSRLTSFGFDVDPNVSSASSTGYFASANLNNNYPAGVGTIDVCFEADSNGNCTGGPLGLNANQTGTGTFALTFSQVMASVSLDSFVTRFQSINPTINGSSSGVGIGSVVSTSGGSNPIVAPEPATWMMLISGFLLIGGIMRRSRSGSPAVRFAAARP
- a CDS encoding alpha/beta fold hydrolase, with amino-acid sequence MTETTKPLRVTTDDGLILAGEVGGPADAPTVVMLHGGGQTRHSWSGTMEQLIARGYHVVNYDARGHGDSGWSPEAAYHVTDLANDLRSILRGVGRPVALVGASMGGMTAFYAVGSSPEPIADALVMVDITLRPAAEGAQRIAAFMNAHLDGFGSVEEAADAVSAYYPERPRPKDISGLRKNLREGPDGRLYWHWDPKMLRPTARPEPPRFAEALRSVADKVTLPVLLVRGGKSDIVDEEGVAEMKRLVPQTELYDVAGAGHMIAGDRNDSFSAGLVAFLDRTMPATAR